A genome region from Coffea arabica cultivar ET-39 chromosome 7e, Coffea Arabica ET-39 HiFi, whole genome shotgun sequence includes the following:
- the LOC113722988 gene encoding formate dehydrogenase, mitochondrial → MAMKRVAASALRAFTSSGNSTSSLLTRRLHASPGSKKIVGVFYDAKEYAAKNPNFLGCTENALGIRQWLESQGHQYIVTSDKEGPHCELEKHIPDLHVLITTPFHPAYVTAERIKKAKNLQLLLTAGIGSDHVDLKAAADAGLTVAEVTGSNVVSVAEDELMRILILVRNFLPGHHQVISGDWNVAGIAYRAYDLEGKTVGTVGAGRIGRLLLQRLKPFNCNLLYHDRIKMDPELENQTGAKFEEDLDKMLPKCDIIVINMPLTEKTRGMFDKDRIAKLKKGVLIVNNARGAIMDTQAVVDGCSSGQIGGYSGDVWNPQPAPKDHPWRYMPNQAMTPHISGTTIDAQIRYAAGVKDMLDRYFKGEDFPPQHYIVKDGELASQYR, encoded by the exons ATGGCGATGAAGCGTGTAGCTGCCTCTGCACTTCGTGCTTTTACTTCTTCGGGGAATTCAACTTCATCACTTCTCACCAGACGCCTCCAT GCCTCTCCTGGTAGCAAAAAGATTGTTGGTGTTTTCTATGATGCAAAAGAATATGCTGCAAAGAATCCCAATTTTCTTGGCTGCACAGAAAATGCATTGGGTATCCGCCAATGGCTAGAATCACAGGGCCATCAATACATAGTCACTTCGGACAAAGAAGGACCACATTGTG AACTTGAGAAACATATTCCGGACCTCCATGTGTTGATAACTACCCCATTTCATCCTGCATATGTCACGGCCGAAAGGattaagaaggccaaaaatctGCAACTTTTGCTGACTGCTGGAATTGGCTCAGATCATGTTGATCTGAAAGCTGCAGCAGATGCTGGGTTAACAGTTGCAGAGGTCACTGGGAGTAACGTTGTGTCGGTTGCTGAAGACGAATTGATGAGGATCCTCATTCTTGTTCGCAATTTCCTGCCTGGACACCATCAAGTCATAAGTGGGGATTGGAATGTTGCAGGTATTGCTTACAGAGCTTATGATCTTGAAGGCAAGACTGTAGGAACTGTTGGTGCCGGGCGTATAGGCAGGCTTTTGCTGCAGAGATTGAAACCTTTCAACTGTAATCTTCTTTATCATGATCGGATCAAGATGGATCCTGAGTTGGAAAATCAAACTGGAGCCAAATTCGAGGAAGATCTTGATAAGATGCTGCCAAAATGTGACATAATTGTTATTAATATGCCTCTTACAGAGAAAACTAG AGGGATGTTTGACAAAGATAGGATCGCTAAGCTAAAGAAGGGAGTTTTGATTGTAAACAATGCTCGAGGAGCAATCATGGACACACAAGCAGTTGTTGATGGTTGTTCTAGCGGACAAATTGGAG GTTACAGTGGGGATGTTTGGAATCCACAACCAGCTCCAAAGGACCATCCTTGGCGTTACATGCCTAACCAAGCTATGACCCCCCATATTTCTGGTACTACCATTGATGCACAG ATACGCTATGCAGCTGGAGTCAAGGACATGCTGGATAGGTACTTTAAGGGAGAAGATTTCCCTCCACAACATTACATTGTCAAGGATGGAGAGCTTGCAAGCCAGTATCGTTGA